TAGCTATGAGCAACTGGTTACCCAGCCTGAAAAATCGGTTCGGGCATGTTTAGAATATTTGGGTTTGGCATGGCAGCCTGAGTGTTTATCCTCACACAACAACACAACGGCTGCTGTAAAGACCCTCAGCGCCGTTCAAGTGCGCGAACCAATCAATGCTCAGTCTATTGGGTGTTGGCGAAACTACGGGACATTATTGGGATATTAATATCATGCTTGTTGATTTTCAAAGGAGGGATTAACGCGTCCAAATGAGTTTGCTAGTCATAGCCAAGACAATTAAAAACAGGCAACGAACAGCGTCGCCTGTTTGTATAGCATGGTCTTAATTAGGGTAACGTTGACGAAGACCTTGATAGACTAAATTACTGTAATCTTGCAACTGAATATCCAGACTATTTAATACTTCTACTAGATGTTCATTGTCTTCCTGTCCTTGCCAAATTTTAATGTAGCTACCCTCTTTATAACCGTTGTCTTGGCGGAAAAAGTTAAGGATGTTTTTCCCCACATATTGTCGATACAATTCATCTGGGGTCATATCAGCCTGTTCGACGATTTGAATAAACAGCGGCACTGAAAAGCGTTTCGCTGCGCATAGGCCACTTAATAATTCTAAGTTATCTAAAATACCTTGCTGGCTAAAGTGATAATCCTTGCCATCAAATTTTACGCTGGTTTCGCCACTTTCAAGTTGCTCAGAAATGGTCTTTGCAGAGCGCTGAATATCACCATCAAATTCTATGATAATGGCCGATAAAGCAAAGTGCCAGATGTCGACCAATTCCATTTGTAATTGCGGTAAATCTTTAGTTTGCGCCTTCCACCACTTCCAACCGTGGTGCTCTATTCCTTCCACCGCTTCAATCATTGCTGCTCGTAAGTACTGGTAACCAGCGGTTAACCATTGTGGGTTAACTTTAGTGTTCATTTTATCTTGTAATTCAAGCATGGTATTTAATTGTGTAGTGGAGAGCATAGTGATCCTGTAAGCCGGTAATATTTTGCCGGTTAGTTTACTTGTTTTAACTTTCACCGGATAGGCGAAAAAGCAAAATTTATAGGTCAAAAATAGTACCTGATATCATAAAGTTAGGTCTTTTTTATGCCTATTTTGTTAAAAATATTGACTAAGGTAAACAATTTCATATAACGTTTGTCTTATCTACTTAGTCTTAAGTAGAAAACTTTGCTCGGTAGCAAGATATTCCGAGTTGAGGTTGAAAGTTGCTACTCAACAAACAAGGATGGCTTTAGGTTAAATCCATTTAGAAGTCGGAATTAAACATGCAAAAAGGAAACAGGCGTGAAATCTAAACTCATTTTTATCAGTGTACTAGCCGTTCTGGCAATGACAGGATGTAAATCAACTGACTCTGCCGACAAAGCAGATCAGGCGAACACCGCTAGCGACAAAGCGAATAAAGACTGTGCCGCGACAGTAGGCTCTAGACTAAAGAAAGCGTGTTAATCTATTAATGTATCAACGCCAGTGGTGATGATTGACATTATTCCATCAACATGGCTGGCGTTTTTTGCTGCACAATATTGTGCTTTATTAATTTAATTCCACGCGTTACACCATGGATTTAACACAGAACAAGCCTCCCTGCATGGTTAGTATTATTAGGGCTAACTGGCCTTAGTATTAATTGCTAAGCATTGCGCCAATTAGGGCTTTCTAGTCTATACATGTCAGCCCAAAGTAAGCTATTCTCGTACCTTCATTCGCCGTGCTATATTAACCACAGTTAATTACCAGTTATGCTTTCAAACATCTCGTCACTCAAGGGCTTTATTTTTGATTTAGATGGCACATTGATGCACTCAACCCTTGATTTTAACGCTATTCGGAACGCGATAAGCTGCCCAGCAAATATTGACATCCTTAGCTTTGTCGCAGGCTTGCAAGCAGAGCAAAAGCGCTTAGCTAATCAAATTATAATTGAACATGAAATTAATGATGCTCAAGGCTCGGCCTGGATAGAAGGCGCGCACGAATTCATTCAGCTATTGCTTCAGTTAAAATATCCAATCGCCATAGTGACACGTAATTGTCGCCAAGCAGCATCCATTAAGATGGGGCAAAGTGCTGGTCAGATTAAGTTATTACTTACCCGAGAAGATGCCCCCCCAAAGCCAGATCCCACTTCATTATTGCAAATCGCTGAATTATGGGAGATTGATGTAACCAAGCTAGCCTATATAGGTGACTACCTGTATGACGTTCAAGCAGCCAACAATGCTGGGATGCTGTCTTGCTTATATGCACCAGGCGAGCTTCCAGTGTATGCAAGTCAAGCGAATGTTGTGTTTGAACACTTTAACCAGTTAAGTGATGCAGTTAAATCGAGATGAAAAATGGCATAGGGCGGGTTTGCGCTACTATCGGCCAAGATTAATTGCTGATAAGGTCTGTCAATTGTTTGTTAGGAGATTGAAGTGAATAAACTTTTTGCCCTTTGCCTTGTAATTTTTTCGTTTAGTGCGTTTAGCCAAATTAAGAGTATCGATGAGTTCACCCAGCAGATGACTGCGCAAGAAGGATTTTACTCATTCTATTATGATCGACAAAATGGCAAGGTTTATCTGCATATTGATAAATTTCGCCAGCCATTATTATTTCAAAGCAGTATGCCCCAAGGTGTTGGCTCTAACGATATAGGCTTAGACCGAGGGCAGTTAGGAGAAACTCGGCTCGTGGAGTTCGAGCGCTTTGGTGATCGTGTGTTATTCAAGCAGCTCAATACGGTTTACCGGGTTAATTCACAAAATGCTGCCGAGCGGGCCAGCATTGATGAAGCATTTGCCGACTCAGTGATTGCCGGGCTGAATATAGTGGCCCAAGATGAGAGCAGCGTATTGGTCGACTATACTGATTTTTTACTTTCAGATATTCATGGTATTGCCGAGCGTTTAGAGCAAACTAAGCAAGGAAGTTTTAAGTTAGATAAAACCCGCAGTGGGGCCTACATTGCGCGCAGCAAAGCCTTCCCCAAAAATACCGAGCTGGAAGCCTTAGTGACCTTTGGCGGCAGCAATGCTGGGGAATACCTGCGGCAAGTCGCTCCCTCGCCAGATAGCATTAGCGTGCACTTGCATCATTCGTTAATCGAATTACCAGATGATAAGTATCAACCGCGACGTTTTCATCCTTATTCAGGGTTTTGGAAAGTGGGCTATCAAGACTATTCCACGGCTATCGATGAACCCATGGAGCAAAAGTTTATACCTCGCCATCGTCTTGCCAAGAAAGACCCTGCAGCGAAAGTCACCGAAGCCATAGAGCCAATAGTTTATTATCTCGATCCCGGTACGCCTGAGCCGATTAAAACTGCGCTACTAGAAGGTGCTTCGTGGTGGAATGACGGGTTTGAGGCACTAGGTTATAAAGATGCTTTCCAAGTTAAAATGTTACCAACGGATGCGGATCCTATGGATGTGCGTTTTAACGTGATCCAGTGGGTCCATCGCGCCACCCGAGGATGGTCTTATGGCAGTTCGGTGATTGACCCTAGAAGTGGAGAAATAATCAAAGGGCATGTCACCTTGGGATCGTTGAGGGTACGACAAGACTATCTTATTGCCTTAGGACTGACTAGTCCGTTCAAAGACGGCAACACCAGCACCCTAGCACAGAAAAATATGGCGTTGGCTCGTATTCGGCAGCTATCAGCTCATGAAGTCGGGCATACCTTAGGAATTGCACATAATTTTGCCGCTAGTGCGGATGGTCGTGGATCCGTTATGGATTACCCACATCCAAAACTGACAGTTGAAAATGCTCAGGTTACACTTGAGGATGCCTACGCCAGTGGACTAGGGAAGTGGGATATGCACACTATTGCCTACGGTTATCAAGACCTACCCAATCAACAAATGGAAAGTGAGTTTCTGGCCGAATTGATCCGCAAAGCCCATAAAGCAGGCTTGTCTTATCAGTCAGACCCTGATGCACGTCCAGCGTCAGCTGCAAATGCACAAGGGCACTTATGGGACGGCGGCGCAGACCCTATAGCCGAATTAACTCATTTATACGAAGTACGCAAAACAGCCTTAGCTAATTTTGGCATTAATAGTCTGGCGCAAGGTGCGTCGCTATCATCTCTGCAAGAAACCCTAGTACCGGTTTACTATTTGCATCGCTTTCAGATAGAAGCCGTGAGTAAATTGATCGGTGGAGTGAACTATCAGTACGAACTTAAAGGGGATTTTGACGTACCTCAAGGTGTAAGCTTCGTGCCACAAGACGTTCAACAAAAGGCACTAACAACTATGTTGGAGACCTTATCCAGTGGCTTTTGGAAATTGCCTGTTGCAGTAACCCAATTAATTCCCCCCAAAATTTACGGCGAGAGTCACTCTAGAGAAAGCTTTAAAGGCCGAAATGGACTGGTTTTTGATCCCGTTAGTGCCGCTGAAGCTGGGGTAGGCCATAGCTTGTCGTTATTGCTGCAAACCCAACGTTTAAACAGATTGGCATCTCGTCCCATTAACAGCAAAGAGCAGCTTTCCGTCAGTAGCTTATTGCAACAAATCGTTACTAACACTATCCAAAAGAAACAGGGTCATTTGGGTCAGGAGATTAAACGAAGAATTGATTATGTGGTGCTCAATAGCATCATTAAAGCTATGCACAACGCTGAATTAGCGCCAGAGGTGCGCGGAGAATTATTGTCGCAAATCACAATTGTACACGCTTGGCTGGGTAAACATAGACGCGACCCGCACTTTCGAGCTATGGAACAACAACTGAGTTGGTTCCTACAAACAGGTGAGTGGAGAGGCGAGTTTGAAATCAAAGAAATGCCGCCTGGCTCACCAATCTAACTATTAATCTGATTATAAAAAAGCCGGCTAAATAGCCGGCTTACTTTTTGGATTGTAGAAACATATCTCTTAGAAACGCTTCTTCACTGTTATACCGTATGTCGCAGGCTCTGCTACATAGGCATTTAACTTACCTGATTGTAAGGGAGTGTTGAAGTTGGTGCGATTTATATATTCTTCGTCCAACACGTTACGGGCCCAAAATACCACATCTGTATCATAGTCAGAGAAGCTCATGAAGAATCGTAGATTCAAGATTTGATAAGCATCTTGGGTGGTCAAAGGATCATTGCTGCCATCCAATACCATATCTCCAGTGTAGCT
Above is a window of Aliiglaciecola sp. LCG003 DNA encoding:
- a CDS encoding dUTP diphosphatase yields the protein MLSTTQLNTMLELQDKMNTKVNPQWLTAGYQYLRAAMIEAVEGIEHHGWKWWKAQTKDLPQLQMELVDIWHFALSAIIIEFDGDIQRSAKTISEQLESGETSVKFDGKDYHFSQQGILDNLELLSGLCAAKRFSVPLFIQIVEQADMTPDELYRQYVGKNILNFFRQDNGYKEGSYIKIWQGQEDNEHLVEVLNSLDIQLQDYSNLVYQGLRQRYPN
- a CDS encoding HAD-IA family hydrolase — encoded protein: MLSNISSLKGFIFDLDGTLMHSTLDFNAIRNAISCPANIDILSFVAGLQAEQKRLANQIIIEHEINDAQGSAWIEGAHEFIQLLLQLKYPIAIVTRNCRQAASIKMGQSAGQIKLLLTREDAPPKPDPTSLLQIAELWEIDVTKLAYIGDYLYDVQAANNAGMLSCLYAPGELPVYASQANVVFEHFNQLSDAVKSR
- a CDS encoding zinc-dependent metalloprotease; protein product: MTAQEGFYSFYYDRQNGKVYLHIDKFRQPLLFQSSMPQGVGSNDIGLDRGQLGETRLVEFERFGDRVLFKQLNTVYRVNSQNAAERASIDEAFADSVIAGLNIVAQDESSVLVDYTDFLLSDIHGIAERLEQTKQGSFKLDKTRSGAYIARSKAFPKNTELEALVTFGGSNAGEYLRQVAPSPDSISVHLHHSLIELPDDKYQPRRFHPYSGFWKVGYQDYSTAIDEPMEQKFIPRHRLAKKDPAAKVTEAIEPIVYYLDPGTPEPIKTALLEGASWWNDGFEALGYKDAFQVKMLPTDADPMDVRFNVIQWVHRATRGWSYGSSVIDPRSGEIIKGHVTLGSLRVRQDYLIALGLTSPFKDGNTSTLAQKNMALARIRQLSAHEVGHTLGIAHNFAASADGRGSVMDYPHPKLTVENAQVTLEDAYASGLGKWDMHTIAYGYQDLPNQQMESEFLAELIRKAHKAGLSYQSDPDARPASAANAQGHLWDGGADPIAELTHLYEVRKTALANFGINSLAQGASLSSLQETLVPVYYLHRFQIEAVSKLIGGVNYQYELKGDFDVPQGVSFVPQDVQQKALTTMLETLSSGFWKLPVAVTQLIPPKIYGESHSRESFKGRNGLVFDPVSAAEAGVGHSLSLLLQTQRLNRLASRPINSKEQLSVSSLLQQIVTNTIQKKQGHLGQEIKRRIDYVVLNSIIKAMHNAELAPEVRGELLSQITIVHAWLGKHRRDPHFRAMEQQLSWFLQTGEWRGEFEIKEMPPGSPI